Genomic window (Pseudomonas azadiae):
GATCGTCGGCCTGGCGATGGGTATTTCGGTGATGTGCGGCGCATTCTTTGGCGCACGCAGCGCGATCAGCGGCGGCGCCAAATTCATTCGCCCGGTGTTTATCACCGTGGTCCTCGGCCTGACCGTGCGCCTAGCCTGGCAGCACTGGTTCAGCGTGGCCTAAGCGGCGCGCCAGGTAGAGGTCGATGAGGTAACGCGCGATCGAACGTGACGCCGGCAGCGGCGGCAATTCGTGGACGTTGAACCACTGCGCGTCTTCGATCTCGTCGGCCTGGGCCACGATATCGCCGCCGGCGTACTCGGCGTGAAAGCCCAGCATCATCGAATGGGGGAACGGCCAGCATTGGCTGCCCATGTACTGAATGTTCTTCACCTCCACCTGCACTTCTTCACGCACCTCGCGGATCAGGCACTCCTCCGCCGATTCGCCCGGCTCGGCAAACCCCGCCAGCGTGCTGTACACGCCCGTGACAAAGCGTGGCGAACGCGCCAGCAGGATCTCGTCGCCACGGGTCACCAGCACGATCATGCTCGGCGAGATCCGTGGGTAGCTGCGCAGGTCGCAGGCCTGGCAATACATCGCGCGCTCGCGTGGCACTTGCACCATGGCCTGGCCGCAACTCCCGCAGAACCGATGCTCGCGCGCCCAGGTGCCGATCTGCGCGGCGTAGCCGAGCACCTTGTACAGGGTGTGATCGCCCTGCAGCATGAAGCCGCGCAGGCCCTGCCAGCTGCAACCCGGCACGTGCACCGCCGAGTCGAGTTCGAGCAGGTACACCGGCTCACCGTCGAGGTGGCCGATGCCGTGTTCGGCAAACACCGGCAGGTCCTGGCGCTTGAGCCATTCGCGCGGGAACAGCGGGCCGTTGGCGTCATGCAAAAAGCCGTCGCGGCTGCGCGCAACGGCCAAGCCGCCGGGGGTGTCGTTGTCCAGCAGCGTTGTGGTAATCCAGCCTGGGGTCATGTCGGTCAATCCACGAATTCGGGTTTCTGCTTGTTCATATGGGCCGCGATGGCCACACGCAAGTCGTTGGATTGCAACATAGCCGAGTTCCAGGTGGCAACGTATTCCAGGCCGTCGCTGATTGTATGGTCACGCATGTAACTGATCATGGCCTTGGTGCCGGTGACCGCGATCGGCGATTTGGCGGCGATTTCCCGGGCGATGTCCATCACGGCGGCCAATAAGCTGGCGTGATCGGGATAGACGCGGTTGACCAGGCCGATGCTGCGCGCTTGCTCGGCGCCAAACTGGCGACCGGTGTACGCCAGCTCGCGCAGCATGCCATCACCGACGATGCGCGGCAGACGCTGCAGGGTGCCGACATCGGCGGCCATGCCGATATCGATTTCCTTGATGGAGAACTGCGCATCTTCGGCCGCATAACGCATGTCGCAGGCGCTGATCAGGTCAATGGCGCCGCCGATGCAGTAGCCGTGGATCGCCGCCAGCACCGGCTTGCGGCAATTGTCGACCGCGTTGAACGAGGCTTGCAGGTCAAGAATCTTGCGCCGCAGCAGGCGGGCGTTGCGGCCCACGTCCTTGCCGAATTCGTTGGCCACCGAAGCCAGCATCATCAGGTCTATCCCTGAGGAGAAATGCTTGCCGGCGCCGCTGAGCACCACTGCGCGCACGGCGTCGGTGTCTTCGACCCACTGGAAGATGTCGATGATTTCGGTCCAGAACGCCGCGTTCATCGCGTTGATCTTTTCCGGGCGATTGATCTGCACATGGGCAACGTTGCCGCTGAGTTCGACGACGAAGGCTTGGTATTCGGACATGGCAGTGATCCCTGACTGGCGAGTGATGAGGGCCGAACTATAACAAGGGAGCGCAAGGACGCATCAGCCAAAAGCGGGACTGGCAAAGGTGGCGGAAAATCCGCTGGATAAAACCCCGCGCACGCGCCATCCTTCGCGCTTTGAGCCGCCCCACCAGCGGCGCTCGACGTTTAAAGGATATGCCCATGCACGCCCACCCGCTCACCGCCGCCGACTTCGAATTCATCGAAAACGCCCTGCTCCAGTATGGCGACGACCATTCAGTGCTGAACCTGGCCGAACTCGACGGCTACTTCACCGCGTTGGTGTCCAGCCCGGTGCAGGTCGATGTGGCCGAGTGGTTCCCGGCCATCTGGGGCGGGCAGAACCCGCAGTGGGGCAACGTGGACGAAGCGCAACGCGTGCTCGAAATGTGCGTGCGCCATATCAACACATTGGCCGAGCAACTGGCCACCGATGCCAGGGGCTTCAAGGCACGCTTCGACGAGACCGAACACCAGGGCCAACGCGTGACCCTCGCCGAAGAGTGGTGCTTTGGCTACATTCGTGGCGCCGCCATTGGCAATTGGCCAGAACTGCCGGCCACCCAGGCCGCCGCGCTGGAGAAGATCTCCTGGTGTGCCGAACAAGACAAC
Coding sequences:
- the nudC gene encoding NAD(+) diphosphatase gives rise to the protein MTPGWITTTLLDNDTPGGLAVARSRDGFLHDANGPLFPREWLKRQDLPVFAEHGIGHLDGEPVYLLELDSAVHVPGCSWQGLRGFMLQGDHTLYKVLGYAAQIGTWAREHRFCGSCGQAMVQVPRERAMYCQACDLRSYPRISPSMIVLVTRGDEILLARSPRFVTGVYSTLAGFAEPGESAEECLIREVREEVQVEVKNIQYMGSQCWPFPHSMMLGFHAEYAGGDIVAQADEIEDAQWFNVHELPPLPASRSIARYLIDLYLARRLGHAEPVLPG
- a CDS encoding crotonase/enoyl-CoA hydratase family protein, translated to MSEYQAFVVELSGNVAHVQINRPEKINAMNAAFWTEIIDIFQWVEDTDAVRAVVLSGAGKHFSSGIDLMMLASVANEFGKDVGRNARLLRRKILDLQASFNAVDNCRKPVLAAIHGYCIGGAIDLISACDMRYAAEDAQFSIKEIDIGMAADVGTLQRLPRIVGDGMLRELAYTGRQFGAEQARSIGLVNRVYPDHASLLAAVMDIAREIAAKSPIAVTGTKAMISYMRDHTISDGLEYVATWNSAMLQSNDLRVAIAAHMNKQKPEFVD
- a CDS encoding UPF0149 family protein, translating into MHAHPLTAADFEFIENALLQYGDDHSVLNLAELDGYFTALVSSPVQVDVAEWFPAIWGGQNPQWGNVDEAQRVLEMCVRHINTLAEQLATDARGFKARFDETEHQGQRVTLAEEWCFGYIRGAAIGNWPELPATQAAALEKISWCAEQDNFELPADLDVPAHQQRVSEIEPAARALHDYWLSLR